A stretch of Heptranchias perlo isolate sHepPer1 chromosome 36, sHepPer1.hap1, whole genome shotgun sequence DNA encodes these proteins:
- the LOC137303912 gene encoding neurogenin-3-like, which yields MPPKTDCSPVSFSSEGEQYFTLSEDESASFDSRRLLLSPDSAPTPDHPTHRFDSGEEAGGLRSRKAAEPKKRKARSRPRVKTEATATKQRKNRRTKANDRERNRMHNLNDALDALRGVLPTFPDDAKLTKIETLRFAHNYIWALTETLRMADQGRPDTEEGGKGRLYGSDSPLSLSSSSDWDSSHSPDSLSSQHSADEIFLSLQPKRISVLHSPPFTGFV from the coding sequence atgCCGCCTAAAACCGACTGCTCGCCCGTGTCGTTCAGCAGTGAGGGGGAGCAATACTTCACTCTCTCCGAGGATGAAAGCGCCTCCTTCGATTCCCGCAGGCTGCTCCTGTCGCCGGACAGCGCCCCGACCCCCGACCACCCGACCCACCGTTTCGACTCCGGGGAGGAAGCGGGCGGATTGCGCTCCCGAAAGGCCGCCGAGCCCAAGAAGCGGAAGGCGAGGAGCCGCCCGAGGGTCAAGACCGAAGCCACGGCGACCAAGCAGAGGAAGAACCGGAGAACGAAGGCGAACGACCGGGAGCGGAACCGCATGCACAACCTGAACGATGCGCTGGATGCCCTGCGGGGAGTGCTGCCCACATTCCCGGACGATGCCAAGTTGACCAAGATCGAGACCCTGCGCTTTGCCCACAATTACATCTGGGCATTAACGGAAACTCTGAGGATGGCGGATCAGGGGCGCCCGGACACCGAGGAAGGCGGCAAGGGGCGCCTGTACGGGTCGGACAGCCCCCTgagcctctcctcctcctcggactgGGATTCCTCGCACTCCCCGGACTCCCTGAGCTCCCAGCACTCGGCCGACGAGATCTTCCTCTCCCTGCAGCCGAAGCGCATCAGCGTCCTGCACAGTCCGCCCTTCACTGGCTTTGTCTGA